From Alteromonas sp. RKMC-009, one genomic window encodes:
- a CDS encoding L-threonylcarbamoyladenylate synthase translates to MSNEQQIDPVKEAFEQGALIVYPTEAVMGIGCDPDNELAVHKLLQLKQRPVEKGMILIADTYSRLLPYVNDNAVPPDRRAQIFSSWPGPHTWLLPKSKTAPGWITGSHEKIAVRVTTHPVVKALCEKLGKPLVSTSANPSGEEPARTQDEARAYFADSVIYIDGGVGGLDRPSTIRDCDSGRVIRD, encoded by the coding sequence ATGAGTAATGAACAACAGATTGACCCTGTAAAAGAAGCGTTTGAACAGGGAGCGTTAATTGTTTATCCCACCGAAGCGGTAATGGGGATAGGGTGCGACCCTGATAACGAGCTGGCGGTTCACAAACTATTACAACTGAAGCAACGTCCGGTTGAAAAAGGCATGATTCTGATTGCTGATACCTATTCCCGTTTGCTGCCTTACGTTAATGATAATGCTGTTCCGCCTGATCGCAGAGCGCAAATTTTCTCATCATGGCCGGGGCCGCATACCTGGCTTTTGCCGAAGTCCAAAACAGCGCCCGGTTGGATCACAGGTTCTCACGAAAAAATAGCAGTTCGGGTGACAACACATCCGGTAGTGAAAGCGTTGTGTGAAAAGCTGGGCAAGCCTCTGGTTTCTACCAGCGCCAATCCTTCCGGTGAAGAACCTGCAAGAACTCAGGATGAAGCCAGGGCTTATTTTGCAGACAGTGTTATCTATATTGACGGCGGTGTGGGGGGACTGGACAGGCCCAGTACAATCCGTGATTGTGATTCCGGCCGTGTGATCAGAGATTAA
- the dprA gene encoding DNA-processing protein DprA, with amino-acid sequence MRKNNQNTSIHSWLTLASVPAMTTAKWNALLNKYSISACAFLHSDEWMTNPHHPLTSEQLAQIRQLRTSANDKLLNQAYRWLDRDPANQIITRDMPDWPSGFSSLTSPPLLLFVRGNTSRLGDPQIAVVGSRMATRAGLSTAALFASQLAAAGVTVTSGLASGIDAAAHKAAIAIEGRTVAFLGSGPDVIYPRRNIHLAEEIVSHNGLLVSEFSPGTPPKRHHFPGRNRLIAAISAGTLVVEATIKSGTLITANLAADLGREVFAVPGNIANVQTEGCHALIQQGAKLVVTADHILEEFNHLARSPVAAAAEQQQKSEDQNLATDKLLDSVDFDVTGVDIIAERSALPVSAVMAALLEYELRGLVTPVPGGYVKLRGK; translated from the coding sequence ATGCGGAAAAACAATCAAAATACTTCAATACATTCATGGCTGACACTGGCATCAGTGCCGGCCATGACTACAGCGAAATGGAATGCGCTACTCAATAAATACAGCATTTCAGCCTGCGCCTTTCTCCACTCCGATGAGTGGATGACAAATCCTCACCATCCTCTTACTTCTGAACAGCTGGCACAGATTCGTCAGTTACGGACATCTGCAAACGACAAGCTTCTCAATCAGGCTTATCGCTGGCTGGACAGAGACCCGGCAAATCAGATCATCACCCGGGATATGCCGGACTGGCCATCAGGGTTCAGCAGTTTGACATCACCGCCATTACTCTTGTTTGTCAGAGGGAATACTTCACGTCTCGGCGATCCGCAAATTGCGGTTGTCGGCAGCAGAATGGCTACCCGGGCTGGTCTTTCAACTGCTGCTTTATTTGCATCACAACTGGCCGCTGCCGGCGTCACTGTGACCAGCGGGCTTGCCAGCGGTATTGATGCAGCAGCCCATAAGGCTGCTATTGCCATTGAGGGCAGAACGGTAGCCTTTCTGGGAAGCGGGCCGGATGTTATCTATCCCCGCCGGAACATTCATCTGGCGGAGGAAATCGTCAGTCATAACGGATTGCTCGTGTCTGAGTTTTCACCCGGTACACCACCGAAACGTCATCACTTTCCTGGCAGAAATCGCTTAATCGCTGCCATTTCAGCCGGTACGCTGGTGGTCGAAGCAACAATAAAGAGTGGTACCTTGATAACTGCCAATCTGGCCGCAGATCTGGGACGCGAAGTGTTCGCTGTGCCGGGCAATATCGCAAATGTGCAGACAGAAGGTTGTCATGCACTTATTCAGCAAGGTGCTAAACTTGTGGTAACTGCAGACCACATCCTGGAGGAATTTAACCATCTTGCCAGATCGCCCGTTGCTGCCGCAGCTGAACAACAACAAAAAAGTGAAGATCAAAACTTGGCAACCGATAAATTATTAGATAGTGTGGACTTTGATGTAACTGGCGTTGACATCATTGCCGAACGCAGCGCACTGCCTGTATCAGCGGTTATGGCGGCATTATTAGAATATGAACTGCGTGGTCTCGTAACCCCCGTTCCCGGTGGTTACGTCAAATTGAGGGGGAAATAA
- a CDS encoding LysM peptidoglycan-binding domain-containing protein, whose product MTTGSIKKRFTAALTAVTVILSCLTGLAQAVTLKEDAPQTYTVKRNDTLWDIASLFLDKPWLWPELWRNNTQIINPHLIYPGDVLVIRIVDGQPVLVVQRDKKHITLGPSLRKQNKPDPISMLPWSVIAPYINQNELLDEEVYEKLPHILGNQTGDIRFVTDDLVISRSYGRSSDQYRVVRRQSTIENLDGEILGIQVHHVADANMIDDTVPFQWLVKVTKSNFEAARGDRLYDGDFTDRQDLVLQAATPEQRGFVVGNLHQHQLLGKDDVVIVDLGSEQVSPGTVMGLYSQGPDIIDGELPKYAGENNAMYSVFNDGSTVHQPAIKIGEIVIFKTFDKASYGIITRARELVKTGAIVANP is encoded by the coding sequence ATGACAACCGGATCGATAAAAAAGCGCTTTACCGCTGCCCTGACCGCAGTGACAGTGATCTTAAGCTGCCTTACCGGGTTAGCTCAGGCAGTCACGCTAAAAGAAGATGCCCCGCAAACCTATACAGTGAAACGCAATGATACGTTATGGGATATTGCCAGCCTGTTTCTGGACAAGCCCTGGTTATGGCCGGAGCTGTGGCGTAACAATACCCAAATTATCAATCCTCATTTGATTTACCCCGGCGACGTGCTGGTAATACGCATTGTCGACGGTCAGCCGGTACTGGTAGTTCAGCGGGATAAAAAACACATCACCCTTGGCCCGTCCCTGCGTAAACAAAATAAGCCTGACCCCATCAGTATGTTGCCCTGGTCCGTCATTGCTCCTTACATCAATCAGAATGAATTACTGGATGAAGAGGTTTATGAAAAGCTTCCCCATATTCTCGGTAATCAAACCGGCGATATCCGTTTTGTTACCGATGATTTAGTGATCAGCCGGAGTTACGGCCGATCTTCAGATCAGTATCGTGTAGTCCGCAGACAATCTACTATTGAAAACCTGGACGGAGAGATCCTCGGGATTCAGGTCCATCATGTTGCTGATGCCAATATGATTGACGATACCGTGCCGTTCCAGTGGCTGGTCAAAGTCACCAAATCAAACTTTGAGGCAGCCCGTGGCGACCGGCTGTATGACGGAGATTTCACAGACCGGCAGGATCTCGTGCTGCAGGCTGCAACGCCTGAACAGCGGGGTTTTGTAGTAGGGAACCTTCATCAGCATCAGTTGCTGGGTAAAGACGATGTGGTCATTGTGGATTTAGGTTCTGAGCAAGTGTCTCCCGGCACTGTGATGGGACTTTATTCTCAGGGGCCAGATATTATTGACGGTGAATTACCCAAATACGCTGGCGAAAATAATGCCATGTACAGCGTGTTTAACGATGGCAGCACGGTGCATCAGCCGGCCATTAAAATCGGCGAAATCGTCATTTTCAAAACATTTGATAAAGCCAGCTACGGCATCATTACCCGTGCCAGAGAACTGGTGAAGACGGGTGCTATTGTCGCTAATCCTTAA
- a CDS encoding DUF494 family protein has protein sequence MFDILMYLFENFIHSETEIRVDQDELTDELIRAGFHHDEIYKALAWLEKLAALQETDNKPYFCQRISSGVSRIYTQEEQMRLDVECQGFLLFLEQVGVLDASTREMVIDRVMEIDSPEFCLEDLKWVVLMVLFNVPGKENAYAQMEDLLFEESDGTLH, from the coding sequence ATGTTCGACATCCTCATGTATCTGTTTGAGAACTTCATTCATAGCGAAACGGAAATCCGCGTCGATCAGGACGAACTGACGGATGAGTTAATACGCGCTGGCTTTCATCATGATGAAATCTATAAGGCGTTAGCATGGCTGGAGAAACTGGCTGCGCTCCAGGAAACGGATAATAAGCCGTATTTCTGTCAGCGTATATCATCTGGCGTCAGCCGCATTTATACCCAGGAAGAGCAAATGCGTCTGGATGTGGAGTGCCAGGGATTCCTGCTGTTTTTAGAGCAGGTTGGTGTACTCGACGCTTCTACACGTGAAATGGTTATCGACAGAGTGATGGAAATAGACTCTCCTGAGTTCTGTCTTGAAGATTTAAAATGGGTCGTGTTGATGGTGTTATTCAACGTGCCCGGTAAAGAGAATGCGTATGCACAGATGGAAGATCTTCTGTTTGAAGAATCTGATGGTACGCTGCATTAA
- a CDS encoding DNA topoisomerase family protein: protein MSKIDHSLFSAHEHALEHAFGDCPECGSHLQIRNSKSGPFLGCTAYPECHFSKPLHDQQTTTLKEIAGTVCPDCGSTMAIKKGRYGMFIGCTNFPECHHIEPVKQQEDTQITCPQCNTGHIIERTNKYGKRFYACNHYPQCKYVVNFPPVPGSCPDCGWGLLINKKGKVCCPQVKCDYQAEPENE, encoded by the coding sequence ATGTCAAAAATAGATCATTCCTTATTCAGTGCTCATGAGCATGCGCTTGAGCACGCCTTCGGTGACTGCCCGGAATGCGGCAGTCATCTTCAAATCCGAAATAGCAAGAGTGGCCCTTTCCTTGGGTGTACGGCTTATCCCGAATGTCATTTCAGTAAGCCGTTACACGATCAACAAACCACAACGTTAAAAGAAATCGCCGGTACGGTGTGTCCAGACTGCGGCAGTACAATGGCCATTAAAAAAGGCCGCTACGGTATGTTTATCGGCTGTACAAATTTTCCTGAATGTCATCATATTGAGCCGGTAAAACAGCAGGAGGACACGCAGATCACTTGTCCCCAATGTAATACCGGACACATCATTGAGCGCACAAATAAATACGGAAAGCGCTTTTATGCGTGCAATCATTATCCTCAATGCAAGTATGTGGTAAATTTCCCGCCCGTTCCGGGTAGCTGTCCAGATTGTGGCTGGGGCCTTTTGATCAACAAAAAAGGCAAAGTGTGCTGCCCGCAGGTTAAATGCGATTATCAGGCAGAGCCCGAAAATGAGTAA
- the def gene encoding peptide deformylase: protein MAILDVLSFPDERLRTVAKPVESVDEEIKQLISDMFETMRDEKGIGLAATQVDRHVQVVVMDVSENQDTPRVFVNPEITAKDGSTISEEGCLSVPGNYAKVDRAERVTVKALDGEGNPFELEADGLLAICIQHELDHLKGKLFIDYLSPLKRQRIRKKLEKEARLAAKA, encoded by the coding sequence ATGGCAATTTTAGACGTATTAAGTTTTCCTGACGAACGCCTACGCACCGTAGCGAAACCCGTTGAGTCAGTAGATGAAGAAATTAAGCAACTGATCTCGGACATGTTCGAAACCATGCGCGATGAGAAAGGCATCGGCCTTGCCGCCACGCAGGTAGACAGACATGTGCAGGTTGTAGTGATGGATGTATCTGAGAATCAGGATACGCCCAGAGTATTCGTGAACCCTGAAATCACAGCGAAAGATGGTTCCACCATCAGTGAGGAAGGCTGTTTATCGGTACCCGGTAATTACGCCAAAGTAGACCGTGCAGAACGGGTGACTGTTAAAGCACTGGACGGTGAAGGGAATCCTTTTGAACTTGAAGCTGACGGTCTGCTGGCTATCTGTATTCAGCACGAACTGGATCATCTGAAAGGTAAATTGTTTATTGATTACCTGTCACCGCTGAAACGCCAGCGTATCCGGAAGAAGTTAGAAAAAGAAGCAAGACTGGCAGCTAAAGCCTAG
- the rsmB gene encoding 16S rRNA (cytosine(967)-C(5))-methyltransferase RsmB, translating into MASGQPVPLPRQKNLRADTAWVIFQILENGKSSRECLAKVQRRHHGKDNAWIQEMSLGVMRQLPVLQFWLRGLLDKPLKGNKKILEHLMLLGLYQLAFSRVSSHAAVSETVNAASYLGGMSLKGLVNAILRNFERQELADKPVNDPIIASGLPKWLFKRIQDAYPQVAGRIIEQTNDQAPIWLRVNTCQVSRETFCDALTEMNIPFETVASHPQAVRLISRSDITALPGYDKGWFAVQDGAAQLAAPYLDPQPGETILDCCAAPGGKTGHLFEVQPELARCIAIDSDAIRLERVRENMARLKHHPEIKTGDALRPDQWWDGKLFDRILLDAPCSATGVIRRHPDIRWLRKPADIAALGALQSEILDVMWSLLKPGGTLLYATCSILPDENREQIKQFLARTTDAELSELCEGESRDFPGRQIATGEEQMDGFYYARLIKSSH; encoded by the coding sequence ATGGCTTCAGGTCAGCCGGTTCCCCTTCCAAGACAAAAGAATTTACGCGCCGATACTGCCTGGGTAATTTTTCAGATCCTGGAAAACGGTAAATCCAGCAGAGAATGTCTTGCTAAAGTACAACGCCGGCATCACGGAAAAGATAACGCCTGGATTCAGGAGATGTCGCTGGGTGTCATGCGTCAACTACCAGTTCTGCAATTCTGGTTACGGGGATTACTTGATAAGCCTCTGAAAGGGAATAAGAAGATCCTGGAGCACCTGATGCTGCTTGGTCTCTATCAACTGGCTTTCAGCCGGGTATCATCTCACGCAGCAGTAAGCGAAACAGTGAATGCAGCTTCTTATTTGGGTGGAATGTCTTTGAAAGGACTGGTTAACGCTATCCTGCGTAACTTTGAACGTCAGGAGCTGGCAGATAAGCCGGTAAACGATCCCATTATTGCAAGCGGATTACCCAAGTGGCTATTTAAACGCATTCAGGATGCTTACCCTCAGGTGGCCGGCCGCATTATTGAACAAACCAATGATCAGGCGCCTATCTGGTTAAGGGTGAATACGTGCCAGGTTTCACGTGAAACCTTTTGTGATGCCCTGACTGAAATGAACATCCCGTTTGAAACGGTGGCTTCCCACCCTCAGGCGGTAAGACTTATCTCCCGCAGTGACATTACTGCACTGCCGGGTTACGACAAAGGCTGGTTTGCGGTGCAAGATGGCGCAGCTCAGCTTGCCGCACCTTACCTGGACCCGCAACCCGGTGAAACTATACTGGATTGTTGTGCTGCCCCTGGCGGCAAAACTGGTCATCTGTTTGAAGTTCAGCCTGAACTGGCCCGCTGCATTGCGATCGACAGCGATGCAATTCGCCTTGAGCGGGTAAGAGAGAATATGGCGCGGTTAAAGCATCACCCTGAAATTAAAACCGGTGATGCATTGCGTCCTGATCAATGGTGGGACGGAAAATTATTCGATCGCATTCTGCTTGATGCGCCCTGCTCTGCAACCGGCGTTATCCGTCGTCATCCTGACATTCGCTGGCTGAGAAAGCCTGCTGATATTGCAGCACTTGGTGCATTACAGTCGGAAATTCTCGATGTTATGTGGTCATTGTTGAAGCCGGGTGGCACCTTGCTGTACGCCACCTGTTCCATTCTGCCTGACGAGAACCGTGAACAAATAAAGCAATTCCTGGCACGTACTACAGATGCGGAATTGTCTGAGCTTTGTGAGGGTGAAAGCAGAGATTTCCCGGGCCGGCAGATAGCAACCGGTGAGGAACAAATGGATGGTTTCTATTACGCGAGACTGATAAAGTCTTCTCATTAA
- the hemF gene encoding oxygen-dependent coproporphyrinogen oxidase — MQTMNIEDTNKAIEKVKAFLLALQDNICQTLELVDGKGQFVEDSWERELGGGGRSRVLKNGAVIEQGGVNFSHVFGGAMPASATASRPELAGRSFQAMGVSLVIHPHNPYVPTSHANVRFFIAEKPGETPIWWFGGGFDLTPFYPFKEDVQHWHDTAKKCCAPFGDDIYARYKKWCDDYFYLKHRDETRGVGGLFFDDLNEWGFDKSFEFMQSVGNGYLDAYVPVVERRKGMSYSERERQFQLYRRGRYVEFNLVYDRGTLFGLQTGGRTESILMSMPPLARWEYGFEAPAGSAEAKLANWLKPTDW, encoded by the coding sequence ATGCAAACAATGAATATTGAAGACACAAACAAGGCAATAGAAAAAGTAAAAGCTTTCCTGCTGGCCTTGCAGGATAACATTTGTCAGACACTGGAGCTGGTTGATGGCAAAGGTCAGTTCGTAGAAGACAGCTGGGAAAGAGAACTGGGTGGCGGTGGCCGCTCAAGAGTGCTTAAAAACGGCGCAGTGATAGAGCAGGGCGGTGTCAATTTCAGTCACGTGTTCGGCGGAGCCATGCCGGCTTCTGCAACTGCATCGCGACCTGAGCTGGCCGGCAGAAGTTTTCAGGCAATGGGGGTATCTCTGGTTATTCATCCTCACAACCCCTATGTACCCACCTCTCATGCCAATGTGCGTTTTTTTATTGCTGAAAAGCCGGGAGAGACACCCATCTGGTGGTTTGGCGGTGGCTTTGACCTCACGCCGTTCTATCCCTTTAAAGAAGATGTTCAGCACTGGCACGACACCGCTAAAAAGTGCTGTGCTCCTTTTGGGGATGACATTTATGCCAGATATAAGAAATGGTGTGATGACTATTTTTATCTGAAACATCGTGACGAAACCCGTGGTGTTGGCGGTCTCTTTTTTGATGACCTGAATGAATGGGGATTTGATAAAAGCTTCGAATTTATGCAGTCAGTAGGTAATGGCTATCTGGACGCATATGTTCCGGTCGTTGAACGCCGTAAAGGCATGTCTTACTCAGAACGTGAACGGCAGTTTCAGCTTTATCGTCGCGGGCGTTATGTCGAGTTCAATCTGGTGTATGACCGCGGCACGTTGTTCGGGTTACAAACCGGTGGCCGTACAGAGTCCATTCTGATGTCCATGCCGCCCCTTGCACGCTGGGAATATGGCTTCGAAGCGCCCGCAGGCAGCGCTGAAGCGAAGCTGGCTAACTGGCTGAAACCCACAGACTGGTAA
- the trkA gene encoding Trk system potassium transporter TrkA, which yields MKIIILGAGQVGGTLAENLVGEKNEITVIDSDPTILRALQDRLDLQVVEGVGSHPDILKKAGAEDADMLIAVTNSDESNMLACQVAYSLFKTPTKIARVRSEQYIIYQEQLYQENNIPVDHIIAPEQLVTTAIKRLIDYPGALQVVEFAEGKASLVAVKAYYGGLLVGHALSALKEHMPNVETRVAAIYRRGRPIRPLGTTVIEADDEVFFIAATKHIRAVMSELQKLESSYKRIMIAGGGLIGAGLAKRLEHKHNVKLIEFSPERAQYLSANLDKTIVFCGDASDPELLNEESIDQVDAFIAVTNDDEANIMSAMLAKRMGAQKAMVLIQRSAYVDLVQGGEIDIAFSPQQATISALLTHIRRGDIVNVYSLRRGAAEAIEAIAHGDENTSKVVGREIGNIKLPPGTTIGAVVREDTVIIAHSDTKIEANDHVILFLVDKKYINDVEKLFQPSAFFFG from the coding sequence ATGAAAATCATCATTCTTGGCGCGGGACAGGTTGGCGGTACTCTGGCAGAAAACCTGGTTGGTGAAAAGAACGAGATCACTGTGATTGATTCAGATCCCACTATACTGCGAGCCCTTCAGGACCGCCTTGATCTTCAGGTAGTCGAAGGCGTGGGTTCCCACCCTGATATTCTCAAAAAAGCCGGCGCTGAAGACGCCGATATGCTGATCGCTGTAACAAACAGCGATGAAAGTAACATGCTTGCCTGTCAGGTTGCATACAGTCTGTTTAAAACCCCGACTAAAATTGCCCGCGTTCGCAGTGAGCAATACATCATTTATCAGGAACAGTTGTACCAGGAAAATAATATTCCTGTGGATCACATCATTGCGCCTGAGCAGTTGGTAACCACTGCAATTAAACGTCTTATTGATTATCCCGGTGCGCTTCAGGTTGTGGAATTTGCCGAAGGTAAAGCGAGCCTTGTTGCGGTTAAAGCCTACTATGGCGGTCTGCTGGTTGGACACGCCTTATCAGCCCTGAAAGAACATATGCCCAATGTGGAAACCCGTGTTGCGGCAATTTACCGTCGCGGCCGTCCAATCCGCCCGCTGGGCACGACGGTGATAGAAGCTGATGATGAAGTATTCTTCATTGCTGCCACCAAACATATCCGTGCGGTGATGAGTGAACTGCAGAAACTGGAATCCAGCTACAAACGCATTATGATTGCCGGCGGCGGTCTTATCGGTGCTGGCCTGGCAAAACGTCTCGAGCACAAACACAACGTGAAGCTGATTGAATTCAGCCCTGAACGCGCACAGTATTTATCTGCGAATCTGGATAAAACCATCGTATTTTGTGGTGATGCCTCTGATCCTGAGTTGCTGAATGAAGAGAGTATCGATCAGGTAGATGCCTTCATTGCCGTCACCAACGATGATGAAGCAAACATCATGTCAGCGATGCTGGCTAAGCGTATGGGTGCACAAAAGGCCATGGTGCTTATCCAGCGCAGTGCTTATGTGGACCTGGTACAGGGAGGTGAAATTGATATTGCATTCTCTCCCCAACAGGCAACGATTTCCGCATTGCTTACCCATATTCGACGCGGTGATATCGTTAACGTATATTCTCTGCGCCGTGGTGCCGCAGAGGCCATAGAAGCCATTGCCCACGGTGACGAAAACACTTCAAAAGTGGTGGGCCGTGAAATTGGCAATATCAAATTACCGCCGGGCACAACAATCGGAGCTGTCGTCAGGGAAGATACGGTAATCATTGCTCACAGTGATACGAAGATAGAAGCCAACGATCACGTGATTCTTTTTCTGGTAGATAAGAAATACATCAATGATGTAGAGAAGCTGTTCCAGCCAAGCGCATTCTTCTTCGGCTGA
- the fmt gene encoding methionyl-tRNA formyltransferase has translation MTTPLRIIFAGTPDFAADHLRALLGSEHEVIAVYTQPDRPAGRGKKLTPSPVKVLAEENGINVYQPASLKAQEAQETLNELNADVMVVVAYGLLLPQAVLDMPRSGCINVHGSILPKWRGAAPIQRSLWAGDEETGVTIMQMDVGLDTGDMLHIARLPIEPEDTSATLYDKLAKLGPEALVNVLNDLESYTAKAEKQDDNLACYAKKLSKEEALIDWQDSAEQIERNIRAFNPWPVAWMQIGKDNVKVWSAHVSDSTSTQQPGTVVSASKHGIVIATATKDLIITQLQIPGKKALPAGDVVNARQQWFVAGKLVGGEA, from the coding sequence GTGACCACACCACTACGAATCATTTTTGCCGGTACGCCGGATTTTGCTGCCGACCATTTACGCGCCCTGCTCGGTTCTGAGCATGAGGTTATTGCTGTTTATACGCAACCTGACCGTCCTGCCGGACGGGGTAAAAAGCTGACGCCCAGCCCTGTAAAAGTATTGGCTGAAGAAAATGGCATCAATGTTTATCAGCCTGCTTCTTTAAAAGCACAGGAAGCTCAGGAAACGCTGAATGAGTTGAACGCTGATGTGATGGTAGTAGTGGCTTATGGTTTGTTACTTCCGCAGGCTGTTCTGGACATGCCCCGCTCAGGCTGCATTAACGTACATGGTTCTATTTTACCGAAGTGGCGCGGAGCGGCACCTATTCAGCGCTCTTTGTGGGCAGGCGATGAAGAAACCGGCGTGACCATTATGCAAATGGATGTTGGCTTAGATACCGGCGATATGTTGCATATTGCCAGGCTGCCTATTGAACCGGAAGATACCAGTGCCACGCTCTACGATAAGCTTGCGAAGCTGGGACCTGAGGCTCTGGTTAACGTGCTGAACGATTTGGAAAGCTATACTGCAAAAGCAGAAAAGCAGGATGACAATCTGGCCTGCTACGCGAAGAAGCTCAGTAAAGAAGAGGCTCTTATCGACTGGCAGGACAGCGCAGAGCAAATTGAAAGAAACATCCGTGCGTTTAACCCCTGGCCGGTGGCGTGGATGCAAATCGGCAAGGATAACGTGAAAGTATGGTCTGCACATGTGAGCGACAGTACTTCAACACAACAACCGGGCACAGTGGTAAGTGCCAGTAAACACGGTATCGTTATTGCCACTGCTACGAAAGATTTAATCATCACGCAACTACAAATTCCCGGCAAAAAAGCCTTGCCGGCAGGCGATGTTGTGAATGCACGGCAACAATGGTTTGTCGCCGGTAAACTGGTTGGCGGAGAAGCATAA
- a CDS encoding TrkH family potassium uptake protein, protein MHYRAIVRILGLLVALFSVTMIPPALISLMFEDGSGLPFIIAFLLCVGTGMMMWYPNRYHRKELRAKEGFLIVVLFWTVLASFGAIPFILLEQPSMTVTDAFFESFSGLTTTGATVIEGIEFLPHSIQFYRQQLQWLGGMGIIVLAVAILPILGVGGMQLYRAETPGPVKDSKMTPRIADTAKHLWYIYLSLTIACMVAYWLAGMDWFDAICHSFATVAIGGFSTHDASLGYFDSPMVNVICSVFLLIAALNFSLHYAAVSSRSLKGYLRDPEFKAFLFIQFTLIMICFLVLTLSGYYTSAEEALDQAMIQAVSISTTAGFATTDFSSWPAFLPILLIFSSFIGGCASSTGGGLKVVRVLLLFLQGKREVDRLIHPKAVYSVKLGERAMPDRVVEAVWGFFSAYAIVFVVIMIGMIATGLDNISAFTATAASLNNLGPGLGSVAGTYSEVSDGGKWLLVLAMVFGRLEVFSLLVLFSPTFWRS, encoded by the coding sequence TGCACTATCGTGCAATCGTAAGGATTCTCGGATTACTTGTTGCATTGTTCAGCGTGACAATGATCCCACCGGCACTGATATCGCTGATGTTCGAAGATGGAAGCGGCCTGCCTTTCATCATTGCATTCCTGCTTTGTGTGGGCACGGGCATGATGATGTGGTATCCAAACCGCTATCATCGCAAAGAACTGCGTGCGAAAGAAGGCTTTCTTATCGTAGTCCTGTTCTGGACAGTACTGGCAAGCTTCGGTGCGATTCCGTTTATCTTGCTTGAACAGCCCAGCATGACCGTGACCGACGCATTTTTTGAATCTTTTTCCGGTCTCACTACCACGGGCGCCACCGTGATAGAGGGTATAGAATTTCTACCCCATTCAATTCAATTCTATCGTCAGCAACTACAGTGGCTGGGCGGTATGGGTATCATTGTACTGGCGGTGGCTATCCTGCCAATTCTGGGTGTCGGGGGCATGCAGTTGTACCGGGCAGAGACGCCGGGCCCTGTGAAAGACTCCAAGATGACCCCCCGTATTGCCGATACTGCCAAGCATCTGTGGTATATTTATTTATCGCTGACCATTGCCTGCATGGTGGCTTACTGGCTGGCCGGTATGGACTGGTTTGATGCGATATGTCATTCCTTCGCCACTGTCGCGATAGGTGGTTTCTCGACCCATGATGCCAGCCTGGGCTATTTCGATAGTCCCATGGTGAATGTGATTTGTTCTGTCTTTCTGCTGATTGCGGCACTGAATTTCTCTTTGCATTACGCAGCAGTAAGTTCCCGTTCCCTGAAAGGGTATCTGCGGGATCCGGAATTTAAGGCATTTCTGTTTATTCAGTTTACGCTAATCATGATTTGCTTTCTGGTGCTTACATTATCCGGCTATTACACCTCTGCAGAGGAAGCGCTGGATCAGGCTATGATTCAGGCGGTGTCTATCAGTACTACTGCCGGTTTTGCCACTACTGACTTCTCATCCTGGCCGGCGTTCCTGCCTATTTTGCTGATATTCTCCAGCTTTATCGGCGGCTGTGCGTCCTCAACGGGTGGTGGTCTGAAAGTCGTACGTGTACTGTTACTGTTCCTGCAGGGCAAACGTGAAGTTGACCGCCTCATTCATCCTAAAGCCGTGTACTCGGTAAAGCTGGGCGAAAGAGCTATGCCTGACAGGGTAGTAGAGGCCGTGTGGGGATTCTTTTCTGCTTATGCCATTGTGTTTGTGGTGATCATGATTGGCATGATTGCTACGGGTCTGGATAACATTTCTGCTTTTACGGCAACCGCTGCATCGTTGAATAACCTCGGCCCGGGTCTGGGCAGCGTAGCGGGTACTTATTCAGAGGTGAGTGACGGTGGTAAATGGCTGCTGGTACTGGCTATGGTATTCGGACGGCTGGAAGTATTTTCACTGCTGGTACTGTTCTCACCTACGTTCTGGCGCAGCTGA